The Centroberyx gerrardi isolate f3 chromosome 19, fCenGer3.hap1.cur.20231027, whole genome shotgun sequence genome has a segment encoding these proteins:
- the LOC139919268 gene encoding uncharacterized protein LOC139919268, translating into MVEIYESADTLRDQQPDLTQEGGSHTQTYLPAVQRSRNPFRAAAVSLGLLGLLLVTGIIVLSIYWRSCSEGWTKFGCSCYYKSTEKKTWANSRVKCQEEGADLVVINSKEEQEFVIKLNKNEDSWIGLCTVQKEKWKWKWVDGSLLTLSNWAAGEPQKYHYENYASCCNYRGQWTQGCYYNLTQERNQLQTEVNQMKRKIADIYARPDFTKKVRYNRGDQEERGEREERMVEIYESADTLRDQQPDLTQEGGSHTQTYLPAVQRSRNPFRAAAVSLGLLGLLLVTGIIVLSIYYISVIVEREKLVLQRDQLNISHNNLLTSYHNLIQEKNQLKTSYHDLTQERNQLLTSYHNLIQEKNQSLTEVNQLIGKIAGKSCSEGWEKFGCSCYYKSTEKKTWANSRWDCHSKGSDLVVINSREEQEFVSKLNQDGASWIGLHYTARRMWEWVDGSLLTSTYWAVRLPQSPSYKPYVLCCNHQGQWTQMWNDFKFWICEK; encoded by the exons atggtggAGATCTACGAGAGCGCAGACACTTTgagagaccagcagcctgaTCTGACACAGGAAGGAG GATCACACACTCAAACGTATCTTCCGGCCGTCCAGAGAAGCAGAAACCCTTTCAGAGCTGCTGCAGTGAGTCTGGGCCTGCTGGGCCTTCTGCTGGTGACTGGGATCATCGTCCTGTCCATCTACT GGAGGTCGTGTTCTGAGGGATGGACAAAATTTGGCTGCAGTTGTTACTATAAATCTACTGAGAAGAAAACTTGGGCGAACAGCAGAGTGAAATGTCAGGAGGAAGGAGCAGATCTGGTGGTCATAaacagcaaagaggaacag GAATTTGTCATTAAGCTGAATAAGAATGAAGATTCCTGGATTGGTCTGTGTACAGTGCAAAAGGAGAAATGGAAGTGGAAATGGGTGGACGGATCACTGCTGACACTAAG CAACTGGGCGGCAGGAGAGCCTCAAAAATACCATTACGAGAACTACGCATCATGCTGCAATTACCGAGGACAGTGGACACAAGGCTG TTACTACAATCTGACTCAAGAGAGAAACCAGTTACAGACTGAAGTAAACCAGATGAAGAGGAAAATTGCAG ATATTTATGCCAGGCCAGACTTCACTAAGAAGGTGAGATATAACAGAGGAgaccaagaggagagaggagagagggaggagaggatggtggAGATCTACGAGAGCGCAGACACTTTgagagaccagcagcctgaTCTGACACAGGAAGGAG GATCACACACTCAAACGTATCTTCCGGCCGTCCAGAGAAGCAGAAACCCTTTCAGAGCTGCTGCAGTGAGTCTGGGCCTGCTGGGCCTTCTGCTGGTGACTGGGATCATCGTCCTGTCCATCTACT ATATTTCAGTgattgtggagagagagaaattggtgCTGCAAAGAGACCAACTCAACATCAGTCATAACAATTTACTGACCAGTTACCACAATCTGATTCAAGAGAAAAACCAGTTAAAGACCAGTTACCATGATCTGACTCAAGAGAGAAACCAGCTACTGACCAGTTACCACAATCTGATTCAAGAGAAAAACCAGTCACTGACTGAAGTAAACCAGCTGATTGGGAAAATTGCAG GGAAGTCGTGTTCTGAAGGATGGGAGAAATTTGGCTGCAGTTGTTACTATAAATCTACTGAGAAGAAAACTTGGGCGAACAGCAGATGGGACTGTCATAGCAAAGGATCAGATCTGGTGGTcataaacagcagagaggaacag GAATTTGTCAGTAAACTGAATCAGGATGGAGCTTCCTGGATTGGTCTGCATTATACAGCGAGACGGATGTGGGAGTGGGTGGACGGATCATTGCTGACATCAAC GTACTGGGCGGTAAGACTGCCTCAAAGCCCCAGTTACAAGCCCTACGTATTATGCTGCAATCACCAAGGACAGTGGACACAAATGTGGAATGATTTCAAGTTCTGGATCTGTGAGAAATAG